In Pseudonocardia cypriaca, a single genomic region encodes these proteins:
- a CDS encoding LacI family DNA-binding transcriptional regulator: MRQVATEAGVAVMTVTYTYTRPERVAAATRTRVLDRSNRPPGATCLGADLRRYA, encoded by the coding sequence ATGCGGCAGGTCGCCACCGAGGCAGGCGTCGCGGTGATGACGGTGACCTACACCTACACCCGACCCGAGCGAGTCGCTGCCGCGACGCGTACCCGGGTGCTCGACCGATCGAACCGCCCACCCGGTGCGACCTGCTTGGGCGCTGACCTGCGTAGATACGCCTAG
- a CDS encoding ferritin-like domain-containing protein, with translation MFKGFSKAFVREAINRSAENEVDRRRFLRVAGFTTAGVVGGGALAGGGLSAPPSTAAIRTVAEVSDDAAISDAAVLNFALNLEYLEAEFYLRAVTGEGLDDNQIDGVGTVGGVTGGRQVEFTDQVLKANATEIANDERAHVDFLRTALGDAKVARPAIDLDEAFTAAALAAGLIEDGERFDVFGSEDNFLLGAFVFEDVGVTAYKGAAPLIENKTFLDAAAGILAVEAYHAGLIRASLQARGAEEATIAISDARDGLDGEADLDQGLELDGVPNIVPTDENAIAFGRSAGQVLNIVYLNPDSVTSGGFFPDGVNGDINASDDSA, from the coding sequence GTGTTCAAAGGTTTCAGCAAGGCGTTTGTCCGCGAGGCAATCAACCGCAGTGCCGAGAACGAGGTCGACAGAAGAAGATTCCTGCGGGTCGCGGGTTTCACCACGGCCGGCGTCGTCGGCGGCGGCGCGCTGGCCGGTGGCGGGCTCTCCGCCCCACCCTCCACAGCCGCGATCCGCACCGTGGCCGAGGTGTCGGATGACGCCGCGATCAGCGATGCCGCCGTGCTCAACTTCGCCCTCAACCTCGAGTACCTCGAGGCCGAGTTCTACCTGCGCGCCGTCACCGGTGAGGGGCTCGACGACAACCAGATCGACGGCGTCGGCACCGTCGGCGGGGTAACCGGCGGTCGCCAGGTGGAGTTCACCGACCAGGTCCTGAAGGCCAACGCGACCGAGATCGCGAACGACGAGCGCGCCCATGTCGATTTCCTGCGTACCGCGCTCGGGGACGCCAAGGTCGCCCGTCCGGCGATCGACCTGGACGAGGCGTTCACCGCCGCCGCATTGGCTGCCGGGCTCATCGAGGACGGTGAGCGCTTCGACGTGTTCGGCAGCGAGGACAACTTCCTGCTCGGCGCCTTCGTATTCGAGGACGTGGGTGTGACCGCTTACAAGGGCGCCGCTCCGCTGATAGAGAACAAGACGTTCCTGGATGCCGCGGCCGGGATTCTCGCGGTCGAGGCGTACCACGCCGGCCTGATCCGCGCGTCACTGCAGGCTCGTGGGGCCGAGGAGGCGACGATCGCCATCTCCGACGCCCGCGACGGCCTGGACGGCGAGGCCGACCTCGACCAGGGCCTCGAGCTCGACGGGGTACCGAACATCGTCCCGACCGACGAGAACGCCATCGCCTTCGGTCGCAGCGCAGGACAGGTCCTCAACATCGTCTACCTGAACCCGGACAGCGTGACATCCGGTGGCTTCTTCCCGGACGGCGTCAACGGCGACATCAACGCCAGCGACGACAGCGCCTGA
- a CDS encoding GNAT family N-acetyltransferase: protein MDIEVRPLGAADVDAADDVFRDAFSTVLGAGVHRDTELVRTRFRAQHTMTVGAFVDGEVAGSTIVTRWGSVGYLGPLSVRPKLWGQGIGTRLVGAAVDVLDGWGAGHQGLFTFAQSPQHHGFYQRFGFWPRFLTAIMSRPLTGAEPELGWRLSDVAPAHRPALVAGCAAVTDAIHPGLDVRGEIEAVLDQGLGDVVLIGEPDVPRGFAVCHAGPGTEAGSGVAYAKFAAVRPGPGAAQAFESLVAACQGYAAGAGAVRLTLGVNTARHEAYRQLLAAGFRTDSPGITMHRPNESGYDREDVRLLDDWR, encoded by the coding sequence GTGGACATCGAGGTTCGGCCGCTCGGGGCGGCCGACGTTGACGCCGCGGACGACGTCTTCCGCGACGCGTTCTCCACCGTTCTCGGCGCCGGGGTGCATCGCGACACCGAGCTCGTGCGCACCCGGTTCAGGGCGCAGCACACGATGACGGTCGGCGCGTTCGTGGACGGCGAGGTGGCCGGCTCGACGATCGTCACCCGCTGGGGCAGCGTCGGCTACCTCGGTCCGCTCTCGGTGCGCCCCAAGCTGTGGGGCCAGGGGATCGGCACGCGGCTCGTCGGCGCCGCCGTCGACGTGCTCGACGGGTGGGGTGCGGGGCACCAGGGCCTGTTCACGTTCGCCCAGAGCCCGCAGCACCACGGCTTCTACCAGCGGTTCGGCTTCTGGCCGCGGTTCCTGACGGCGATCATGTCAAGACCGTTGACGGGCGCTGAGCCGGAGCTCGGGTGGCGCCTGTCGGACGTGGCGCCCGCCCACCGTCCGGCCCTCGTGGCCGGCTGCGCCGCCGTCACCGACGCCATCCACCCGGGGCTGGACGTGCGCGGTGAGATCGAGGCCGTGCTCGACCAGGGCCTCGGAGACGTCGTGCTCATCGGTGAGCCGGACGTGCCGCGCGGCTTCGCCGTGTGCCACGCCGGGCCGGGCACGGAGGCGGGTAGCGGAGTTGCGTACGCCAAGTTCGCGGCGGTCCGGCCGGGCCCGGGCGCGGCGCAGGCCTTCGAGTCGTTGGTGGCGGCCTGCCAGGGCTACGCGGCGGGTGCGGGAGCGGTCCGGCTCACGCTGGGGGTGAACACCGCGCGCCACGAGGCGTACCGGCAGCTGCTGGCGGCGGGCTTCCGCACCGACAGCCCAGGCATCACCATGCACCGCCCCAACGAGAGCGGCTACGACCGGGAGGACGTGCGGCTGCTGGACGACTGGCGCTGA